The sequence below is a genomic window from Gossypium hirsutum isolate 1008001.06 chromosome A11, Gossypium_hirsutum_v2.1, whole genome shotgun sequence.
GGATTACTTTGGATCCAGTATGGAATTTGGCCTTTTATGTTGAAGTTAGCATTTGATTTGCATTTGCGGATAGTTTGGACTTTGTAATGACAGAACTAGTTCTATATTGCAGAAAACGATGTCTGGGAATGGTAAGCTATTTATTGGTGGGATATCTTGGGACACCAATGAAGAGCGTCTCAAGGAGTATTTCAGTACCTTTGGTGAGGTGGTCGAGGCAGTGATCATGAAGGATCGGACCACAGGGCGTGCCCGTGGTTTTGGTTTCGTTGTTTTCTCTGACCCAGCTGTTGCTGAGAGAGTTATATTGGAGAAACACAACATCGATGGTAGGATGGTAAGTTGTTGATCTTTAAGCACTACGTTTTAGATTAATGTTGTCCAATGTACTTTTCATTGGTGCTATTAGCTTAttgaagcaagaagtgaagattcaATTCCTTATTGGTGTTATGAACCAGATATCTAATTGCAGGAATTCGTAAAATTCCGGTTCTGAGTccaactaaatttcaaaattgagccAAGAGTAATTGTGCTTcctctttttttatctttttctttgcGATTGCTATTGGTTATGTTTGTAGTTCTCTTAATTTGGTATAATTACTTATTTTTAGCTGAAAGAATTTGAGCTgtttaagatttattttcatcatttagtTACCTGTGCTCAGGTGGAAGCAAAAAAGGCAGTTCCTAGGGATGACCAGAACATTATGAGTAGAAGCACCAGTAGCACCCATGGTTCACCTGGCCCGGGTCGCACAAAAAAGATTTTTGTTGGTGGTTTAGCATCTACAGTCACAGAGAGCGACTTTAAGAAGTACTTTGATCAGTTTGGAAATATCACAGATGTTGTAGTGATGTATGATCACAACACCCAAAGGCCTAGGGGTTTTGGATTCATCACTTATGATTTAGAGGAGGCGGTGGAGAAAGTGTTGCTAAAAAATTTCCATGAACTGAATGGTAAAATGGTTGAGGTTAAACGGGCAGTTCCCAAAGAGTTATCTCCTGGCCCCAGTCGTAGTCCCCTTAGTGGATATAACTATGGTCTGAATAGAGTTAACAGCTTTCTTAATGGCTACACTCAGGGATATACTCCAAGTAGTGTTGGTGGCTATGGACTTAGGATGGATGGTAGATTTAGTCCAATTGCTGGTGGTCGAAGTGTGTTTCCTCCTTTCGGTTCTGGTTATGGAATGGGCATGAACTTTGAGCCAGGGTTGAACCCAAGTTTTGGAAATAGTGCAAACTTTACTAGTAATATGAACTATGGGCGGGGATTGAGCCCTTACTATATTGGCAATAACAATAGATTTGGTAGTCCTATTGGATGTGGTGGGACTACTGGAGGTAATACTTCCTTTTTCAGCTCAGTGACCCGTAATCTTTGGGGAAATGGGGGGCTCAATTATAACACAAATGCTGGTAGTTCTGGTGCATATATGGGATCTGGAAGTGGTAGTATAGGAGGAAGTTCCATTGGAAATAGTGGAATTAATTGGGGTTCTGCAATTTCTAGTCAAGTTGGAGGGAATAATGTTTCTAGCAATAGTGCGAATTTTGCCTATGGAACTGGTGATAATAGCTTTGGGTTGGGGACCGCAGGGTATGGGAGAAACAGTGGGACCAATGTGGCACCAACATCATCATATGTAGCATCAAATGGTGGTTATGATGGAGCCTTTGCAGATATTTATGGTGGTGCTTCAGTTTATGGGGATACCACTTGGAGATCATCAACATCTGAGCAAGATGATTCTGGTTCCTTTGGGTATGTACTTGGTGGTGCTGCTTCTGATGTTTCGGGTAAAAGTTCTCCTGGGTATGTTGGTGGTTATAGCGTTAATAGGAGACAATCAAATAGAGGTAAGACTTCATACTTAGCATCTAAAATCTCTCTATAAATAATTTTCAGCTTGAGAAAAATTCATTGTAAATGTTTTAAAGAATCAGTATTGATATTAATAGGAGTTTAGTAGCACAATCTTTTTTAAGTGTTTCAGAAGCAGAACGAAAGAAAATAGTTTCGTACGAGGACTCTTTTAGCTAATATTTGGGTTAGGTCTTAATTTGGCAAACACCATTCCTCTTAGTGATATGATCTTTCATTTCTTAGTAGCTGCATGACGTGCTTGCTAGTTTTAGAAGAACCTTCTCTGTCAAGATTGATATACAACTTTCTGTACATAATGACCATATGATTCATTCATTAATTAATTGAGTGTAGTTGTGTATATTAAATGTGTATATCATCTACAATTGACAGTTCATGTGACGTCTCTGAATAATTTGGTAACTTTTGATAAATTGAATCTCTAAGAACggaaaaaaaaagataacaaaGTTTTCTGTTGAGTCAGGAATGCTACTAAAAATTTAAGGTATGATATTAATATTGGTCAGTGAAAGTAATTGTTGGCTTTTACAAAGATACTTATCTTAATGTAACAATAGCATAAACAAACTTGAACACTTCTGACCTATCTTATTGTTTAGCAGTTCTGTTGTTAAAGTGTTTGTCCTTGGACAAGTTGAGTTGGTTATTTTTGGCTGTCAATTAGTGTTTTCCATTTCCAAGCCCCTGGTTCGAGGGTTTTGAATGCacaactttttcctaaaattagTTTCACTTTTagctttattttcattattttgtatGTATGTGAGGATTTACAGGTATTAAACTATATGcgcttaaatttataattttcttaaagAGTTTGTGTTGCATTGTTTAGATATTCAGTTGTTGAATTACATTCTCTCTCTACTCATTCTTCCATGTGATTCTCTTTCCCTCCTATTTGTATATCTCTTTTTCACCTTCTCTTCAGTTTTCTTGTCCTTCTAACTTTTCCACACCATTCATAGTCTTTTCAGCCGCTTATTGGTTATCTTATGTTTTTATGATCTTCTAGCCCTGACATTACTTGAATTGTGATCAATCATTCATTCCTTGATATCTCCTCAGTCTTTTTAAAGTTTAAAGCATATTAATGATTTACAAACTTCTTCACTAGACATTTCAGTTTCACCTTTGCTTGAGCATATTAAGTTCTGGTATATTCTAAGTGGAAGTTCCATAATAGTTGCACTTTGATATTTGATTTATAGATACGATTATTGTGAATAtgtcaatttattattttggaCAGGCATTTTTTAGTGATTGCATGCTATTAACTTCAAAAGTCAAATTACTTGTTCGGGTTTTGCCTAAGCAATTTGAAAAAATATGTAACGTTCACATCAGTCCATACAAACTAACACACATAGATACGATTCCCTGATAACTGGTTGCAAGAGTTCTATGTTTCTGTCACATTCATTTTTCATGGCACCTACAAATCTTAACTTTAATATAATCATAACAATTACATGATTGCCTTGGAAAATTACTTCTCTCCTTTAAACTTTCACATGCCTCTAAGTGCTACCTTTGCCCTCTTCTcttgtaatttaccctaaaactTTGTTTGTCCTTTCGTTCTAACCATATTTGGTGGTCTAATGCCCATTTTACAATCTTTCCTCTTGATTATGGTGTTGTCGGGTTTGTAAGCATAAAATTGGTGAAGTGCTTAAAGAAGGATGTcagaaattgaatggaaaataGGAATGAGTCGAGTTTGGGCCTTGCATTAGTGTGGTTTAGCATTGTTTTTTCTGTTATGACATGGATCATGAACTTCAACCAATTTTCTTTTGATATTGACAGAGGTGTATCACTCTGTTTTCCTGACTTGTCACTAGTATCtagtcttttcttttttttttcctttttctgtgAGACCCCATAATTTGCTTATGGGACTCTTTCATTACTCCTTGCTtcctcatttatttaatttaaggtCACAAAAACGTGGGAGGTACTAATAAGAGAGCCAGATACAGTATATTTTGTTGTAAAAAAAGCATTAGTTTGTATCTATCCATTGTATAATATACTCGAACTAATATCTTTTCAAAAGGTAGAAGACAAATAAGGGGATGCCTTAGTCAAGTATCTTTTCTGTTTGTTCTAGTTATATTTGTTTAGAACCCATGCTTTTAATTCAATAGAAGAAGAATACATTTGTCTTTGAGTATAAAAGGTGTGCTTTTTAGAAATAGAGCTGCCCTGTCAAATTTAGGATAAGGACATCCATCGAGTAAGCTTAATAGTTACTGTATTCTTTTAAAAGAATTAGCATTGGGGAAGACTTGGGCTAACAAGTAATTAATAATACATTTTTACTTATTAAGAAAAACCTAAATGTACATTATCATTTGTTTCATTTAAGGTGAAAAATTTTTCATTGCCTTGTTTTGAAGGCTCCAGCGCTGTGAAGTAGCCTTATGTCTCTTAGAAAACTCGTCTTCACAAATGTTGTAAAACACCCAAAAGATGCTAGGTAGCCACTAGAAAAACATCAaaccaattattattattattatcatcattattgtTACCTGTATTTGGGTGCAACTTGAATTTGCACTTTGTTCATTTTGTGGAGGATTGCTGGTTTGATTTTACTTTACACAtattaattatgaaatttgtatTAACAAAAGTAGAATGAAAGTTATCAGTTGATGTAGGACATCAATGCATATTTGTTAGCCCTGTAATTTACTTTGAATGACAATTTAAATGAGCTAAAAGTAGTATGATTAGACTGAAGAAGTAGATTGATATTTGGGATGATCATTAGAGGAGCCAAAATGTAAACCATACTTGCACAGAGGTGGAATGTTCTAAAGTTTCACTTTTGGCTTTCAGCAACAATTGGAGATTTATAGATTTGAAGGATTGAATTCCTTGGAtacaaaagaagggaaaaaaagaaaagaaaagagaggattattttgacatttggttttgaaaagaaagggaaaagagAGATTCTTTCATGATCATCTAGGGAAGAAACTACTTGAGAATCTAATCCAGGAATAGAATCAAGCATATTATTGAAAAAGTGGGCTGGCAATTCTAAAGTTCTTTTAGAATTGGATCTTTTTGATGAGCAGGAATTCTACAAGAATTTGCTTGTTGGCTAATGAAAAGGGTCATAGGCTCAAAGTCTATTATTGGTTTATTATGTGCAGAGTTTCATAATTAGATTGCCTTCTGATGTGTATCATTGCAATAAATGAGCTTCACCAACTGGCAAGTGGAAA
It includes:
- the LOC107924715 gene encoding heterogeneous nuclear ribonucleoprotein 1; the protein is MSGNGKLFIGGISWDTNEERLKEYFSTFGEVVEAVIMKDRTTGRARGFGFVVFSDPAVAERVILEKHNIDGRMVEAKKAVPRDDQNIMSRSTSSTHGSPGPGRTKKIFVGGLASTVTESDFKKYFDQFGNITDVVVMYDHNTQRPRGFGFITYDLEEAVEKVLLKNFHELNGKMVEVKRAVPKELSPGPSRSPLSGYNYGLNRVNSFLNGYTQGYTPSSVGGYGLRMDGRFSPIAGGRSVFPPFGSGYGMGMNFEPGLNPSFGNSANFTSNMNYGRGLSPYYIGNNNRFGSPIGCGGTTGGNTSFFSSVTRNLWGNGGLNYNTNAGSSGAYMGSGSGSIGGSSIGNSGINWGSAISSQVGGNNVSSNSANFAYGTGDNSFGLGTAGYGRNSGTNVAPTSSYVASNGGYDGAFADIYGGASVYGDTTWRSSTSEQDDSGSFGYVLGGAASDVSGKSSPGYVGGYSVNRRQSNRGIAT